Genomic DNA from Plasmodium brasilianum strain Bolivian I chromosome Unknown PB_00_18, whole genome shotgun sequence:
aataaataaatccaTCTTCAATGGAAACaattaatgttttatattagcAAAATTACTTAAATCTATCCCTTTTAGAAGTACATTTCCGCAATTCATTGGTGCAGTATAATATGATAACATAAAATTTgtcttaaatttttgttcCTGCATATTGTATGCTCAAATATACACCTATaggataattattattatgagtAAAGAACTTTATCAccttataaataataaaaatacctTCCTTTCATTGtaataaaacttttataaTCATTTACATAATTAGAACAGTGGAAATGGATTATTAGTTTCTATAactgttataatattttcagaAAATTAGAAAggaagtaataatatttaattaaagatatattacAACATAATGTATATGATAATTCCTAATACAAAGAGGTAATGTTGAATTAAAAGATCATcgaatgtattaatataaagatGATGATACTTCAAGAACTGCatccaaaaaaatattcatgaAATGCATATCCATTATATTCAAGGCATATATAGTGAGagatatatcattaaaaaaaaactatacagagcatttattcatatatattataacacaAAATATGTCTGTATTACcaagaaaaaaagtttaaagcTTTCAGAATATATGAGTAATATTTTAGAATTTACTATATTGAATACATTTTCTAtcgtatttttattatatttttatttcatatttcattagtaaatttgtaatatatattagggTGACATGTACTAACGAGATTATTTAATTCTCAATAAAGTGTTACAATTGTATGGTTATTAGTTACGTTTTATGcattttaattctttatatacTATTAAAATTCTAAAATGTGTCGCTGAAgtagaaaaagataaaattaaagcatATTTACAATTGATAgatagttttaaaaaatacctTTTTCCTTGTATCTAATagatatttcttttatgattaatgaaaatatgttaacaaaaattaactgtcgtatacatataaaaaattttttatgaaacgTTGATATTGTACAGGTACATGTTTGcacaaaaaagtaataagatatatgttaaataatattaagggtttttatgtttctatattttttttgtattacaattaattattctttacatatatatatatgtaataattctTTCTTGATTCATTAAAATGTGAAATTCAAATTGTTCACTAATCAGAATGAAGATATATACCTAATATGCAAACATTACATATGTAATTGTTTCATTGgggtttttattataatatatatgtgacaTCTAAgctattatattatattgtaatCAATGTATTTTAACTTATaaagtaatttatatatttaaccatttatattcttcttatttttttaaaggttgtatgttttcatttttgatcctattaataaatatatgttatattacttttaattttaatatatgattacttttttatttagtaaaatcagaattattttattttttgtgttaagttgtaatttttatttaaatgcaaacataacaaaacatcttcataaaaaacatattttgaaaattatatatttaataagttatatgaaataagaatgtattaacaaatttcaaaatttttttatagttaaagtattaaattataaataaataatgatataattctcatttaaaaattaactatTAATAGAACATTATGAATTTGAGAATATATGAAgctttataattaaattaggATTTCTATTAAAAATTGTGATTTACTTTTTATCCTATATAAATACGGGATGTAATACATTTGTATAAGTATTGCTTAAATAActatgatataatatattaataagaaaatattatgttcatGAATACATTTGACATAATTAAACAAGTGCATTTTTCTATCAGCATTTTGATTATGTGAATATACTTTATACAACTATTactctctttttatttactatatttcttctgaatatatatattagctaaaaaaatatatctattattTAATCGACGAatttaacaattttacatttataaataatattaaaaaatataactaattAAATACTATACCCTTCAAAAatgatattacaaaaataaaagttctgtatttatgtaccttttcaatttattgttttttactAGATTAAGTGATAcgtcatatatttaatattttaaatatgttgtataccataaataaatgcatatgaTTATGAAGTAAATGATGCAATCACTATaaataatgagaaaaaaaatttatacaaaatattattttcttattttattattactattattttattggtacaataataatattttttagaaataagCAATTTTTccgaaatattattttcagtATGTTAGAATTATTAGTAGGATAACATCATTTAAATAAGTGATATTTCTCCCAAAATTTAGAGGAAACAATCATCTATATTCTCTACTTTCTACATTTTCTATATACtcaatacatataaatattatgaaagcatatatatatattttttaataaaaattgataaagaaattatttaattacttcactgtattaaataaaaaattcatatattttgaatatctaataatgaaattaatttgtattatattaatgaaagttattgttttaaaaattgcatttttataaaaaatttatagtttatttttgcagtcattttttttttgtttctgttGTATAAGTAATTATAGTTATacagtttttattattatattacgggaaaataaaagaagacaaattaaacaaataataatagcgttatttattattaaaaggatatttttttattgtcaAATGAACCcttgttaaatatatttaagtattaatattctatataatgGAGAAACAAATTAAGTCACTgtcatttattaaatttgttaCATTTGTCCTTTTAAGTTGgatatttcattttcatacTTGTGtggttataataattttatatagatatacatgtattatttatatttttagagttttatattaataattgttttttagtatgatattatttatttgatcatataataattttatttttgttttttcagaGTACGCACGAGAAATCTTTGAATGAATGCTACAATAAtcgtaaaaaattatatacaagaTATTTTCGTTTATTGGCAAAATATAAGCAAGTTAAGGATTCAAGTATAGTATGtttaaaagaagatataCCAAATGGGAATAAcgataaaaaagatatatatagtaatgaaaaaaggaacaCAGAAACCATGAAACAATCAAATGGAAGTCCattatataatgttaaaGGCCATAAACAatctatgaaaaataaaacctgtatatttgaaacaaaaaaatattcccatttagaaaaaaaaatattcaaagaacttGATTATGAAGATTTTCTCAGAAATAACAGAACAATTAGCAATAaagtttacaaaaaaataatacttaaaaaGTACGGATTACGGCTTATTTTACCtgtattattctttttattattattaatacccattatattaaatatatctgAAAGTTTTGCACTTGTAGATGAGTTATACAAGGCATTGAAAACGTCTTTTGGAAAAAGTTGGATAAGTCCTTTAAAAGAATGGTTATGGAAATCCCCTTTATGGTGGTTGGGTATTAGAGGAAAAAATACTCAAGGAGCTGAGAGGTCTTTAAttgttattcctttttttaggagtataatttattttttacctcTCTTTATATTGGGAGTTACAATTATATTACGAATTGTAtattaccataaaaaagttaaaaaatatgaaagaatTAAGTTCAAGCAAAGGTAAAATATAGCAAAGAGATAATGATTTTTTccgtaaataaatattcaataagaactaatatatgtagtatatttaatcatatgtaaaataaatatatcaataattgcaaaaattatatgcatgAATGTGCATACAGAAGgacattttaataaatcagtgtaaaaaaatatttcttagtTTTATTGTggattttaatttttcgtgtttttcattttgtacattaagatatattttcatcatgataaatattatgactttgtatatatatgtgtatatacgtattttaataaattattatgaaaagtATACGTTTGTGTGTTAAAActaatgcataaaaaaacaatttatataattttattaaaattatatgttaaattatatatattttataagaaatggtgctttatatttttaatctttctccagtataaaatattttttgttgaaggaattaaaaaaaagtcttattaattttaaatcatAAACAAAAGTGTCTtgttatgaaataataaaaagaagggAATGTACTATGAtgtcttaatatatatatatatatatatttttcttaaaaaaatatagtaattgctatataaaataaattgtgaTAAATGATTTTTAGATCATTTACGGTAAATATCAATTTAGTAAAcgtcttttttttatgcattctACAAATTTTTACTTAGAAACGTATAATAACATGATAACTGTTTTCTTactatatactttttataattatttactaaCTTTggtatattaattatatagaactcaacaaaaaagaaaacaataattattttatagttGAACTTATTAGTAAGTCAGTGAAATTCTGgaatttttgttaaatatatatttaatgaaatatttaatataattacagAATTCACttaatgaattaattataattatatattaataaataatatgttaatctttttaatttcctaCCATGggtttttcataattatagtCTACTAAAAAtgtgttttatatttatataaataaaattattcacTAAATGTAAtgaacgtatatatatttatttttgaagtaatataattttttctatgttcacatatatatatatatatgttctatTTTGTATGATTATCTATAAAAATACTAAGTAAATgtttaatgttatttttaacattcataaaattatattttgtatatagtATGTATTAGTaactttttcaaattaataataatcatttaacaaaaaaaaattaaaaataaaagaaagaactattatttttatagatgATAACTACgtatccttttcttttttttttttgtttgataACTATGAATAATGTATACTGAAAGAGATACTCcgttttctttcttttcctaATGTTTATCTAAACATATATGTTGTACATCATAACCtataaaatcattttttaagtaattttcttttataacatttaattttttatagattcaaatgaaaatcataatataatatcaaTACTGTTTTAGTTCTATCACagtcaattaaaaaaatactatgtattatatgaaataacctacgaatatttatttttttttaaagtgtCCTTAGAACTTGCTGAAAATGAAACTAGAGTTTAAGATATTACGGTATGttgaaattgaaaatattgattatcaaaatattaataaaaaatatatgtataaattcttttttaatattatatattattatagtatgtaaaaattattttgtgcattaaaattatatatattctttataatatatggaataattttatttagaaaaagtttttttttctcatattaCCATCtcctatatataaatatataattaattaaaaaaacaataaaaataattaggTAGATGCATACagatatttttcatttaaaaaaatattatatataaaacaattaaaagttgtaaaatttataaattatgatacaaatataaaaaataatttattttcatatagaatatatattccttCATTGATTACTTagtagaatatatttttaattttttagatattttatagaacataaaatattatatattactatgGAATAAATGAAGTATCTGTTATGATTAACATAACgtaaaatgttatttatttaatatattattactattaaatagttataaaaatatatattatattaggAATAACGATTATTTccaaaatataatgttaacAATTCTAAATTTAATAGGAAAAAGTCATAACAATTAGTTATTATTAACTTAgcatataagaatatattatctatattctCTAAGTTCTCTATTCTATATAAACGTAATATTtcgaaatataataaaatggtgtatttttttttatattttttttttggtatgaaataattaaaacattatttaattagtgtaccaatataaaaaattagattatatatttttaatgcttatgaataaattgaaattattttataataaagaggattagtttttattttaggtaatattataataaaaattaaatatatatttttaatgttattttgCTTCGTATATACAGTATAATCTAATATTGTTACACGTAATttactaaatatttatgaaagaataataaaagtgaattttaaaataaatacaaaatctTATATCACTCACAGTATATTCTATTGTTATTAACattgttttcatttaatatattaaaatattaagtatCTATATGATGGAACGTAAAATTAAGTCAACCATgttcattaaaatttctgTATTAATCATCTTAAATTtgatatatcattttaacATGGATGAGGTATGATAATACTATTTAAGCATATATgcttattaataatttccaagtttaatttttataaatattaattttttgagaGAAATGATTTATtcctttaaataattattttttgctatTGTTTTTTAGAGAGTATTTAATAGATCTATGGATGAAAGTTACGAACCTGATAGATtagatacaaaaaattatagaatactagcaaaatgtatacataacaGCGATTCATATACTTTAgggataaaaaagaatatgcCAAAAACTAcagaatacaaaaaaaaagatatatctaaaaatgagaaactggacaaaaaaaaaaacaaacaattaaatagaagtttattaaataaggcACAATATTATACAGAAGTTACAGATTATAATAAAGGAATGtttgatggaaaacatttccattttgaaaaaaaatgggttaaaaaaaaagattatgatCATTATCTTGAAAGAAACAGGAGAATTTGtgatatatctttaaaaaaaataaaatttagaaaatatggAATTGGGATTTCTatgtttcttatttttctcttgCTGGGAATAGGAATACCCGTATTACCAAGACTGGAGTCTTTGAAAAATGCATGGGACAGTATTAAGAATGATTCAGTATGGGATccttttaaaacatttatagATCCATTGATACAGGGAAATgaatactatatttttatagcaTTATTTAGCGTGCTTATGATTATGTTATCTATTATGATTATAATAAGTACTTACAAGAtcttaagaaataatgaaaaatataataaaattaagttaataaatgagtaaaatgaataataaggaatatatatgtttatgtaatgaaattttcaatatgaataataagtGTAATATTTTTGGTGATGTTCTTAAAtagaatacatataatttctgaaatattataaatgcaAGCGAGTATATATGGTGTTTTAGAAACAcaacatgaaaaatatattttcttcgtttttttttggatttaaatattttaataattttgtatctAAACACAGAATATGATTTTatcttaataaatattatggaataatgtatttatttatataattaaatatatttatatgaaaaatatgtgaTTGTGCttgaaaattaatatagtACAAAAcagataattatttataattctagaaatttata
This window encodes:
- a CDS encoding fam-m protein, which gives rise to MERKIKSTMFIKISVLIILNLIYHFNMDERVFNRSMDESYEPDRLDTKNYRILAKCIHNSDSYTLGIKKNMPKTTEYKKKDISKNEKLDKKKNKQLNRSLLNKAQYYTEVTDYNKGMFDGKHFHFEKKWVKKKDYDHYLERNRRICDISLKKIKFRKYGIGISMFLIFLLLGIGIPVLPRLESLKNAWDSIKNDSVWDPFKTFIDPLIQGNEYYIFIALFSVLMIMLSIMIIISTYKILRNNEKYNKIKLINE